A stretch of Lathyrus oleraceus cultivar Zhongwan6 chromosome 6, CAAS_Psat_ZW6_1.0, whole genome shotgun sequence DNA encodes these proteins:
- the LOC127097317 gene encoding glycine-rich cell wall structural protein 2 gives MLPFNTTHHLKHIFTTIFLTFLITLTVAGTTGGRKVDMASGGAPTGASGSGHGPNWDYGWGWGSAPGSGWGYGSGSGHSPSGFGRGYGFGFGTGTGSGSGYGYGSGSGGAHGGGYGSGSGNSGGGNGGGHGGGYGSGSGGGVNGVGRANNNKSPSESKGKSKTNHG, from the coding sequence ATGCTACCATTCAACACTACTCATCATCTCAAACACAtcttcaccactatttttctTACTTTTCTGATAACTCTCACGGTGGCAGGCACCACCGGTGGAAGAAAGGTAGATATGGCAAGCGGCGGTGCACCTACGGGTGCAAGTGGTTCAGGTCATGGTCCAAACTGGGACTACGGCTGGGGGTGGGGGTCAGCACCAGGAAGTGGGTGGGGTTATGGTTCTGGTTCAGGACATTCTCCTTCTGGTTTTGGTAGAGGTTATGGGTTTGGTTTTGGAACCGGGACTGGATCCGGTTCCGGATATGGTTACGGATCCGGTAGCGGTGGTGCTCATGGTGGTGGTTATGGAAGTGGTTCTGGCAACTCTGGTGGAGGGAATGGTGGTGGTCATGGCGGTGGTTATGGAAGTGGTTCAGGTGGTGGAGTGAATGGTGTTGGTAGAGCTAATAACAACAAGTCACCTTCGGAGTCTAAGGGTAAAAGTAAAACCAACCATGGATAA